In Acidimicrobiales bacterium, a genomic segment contains:
- a CDS encoding alpha/beta hydrolase: MAVTSEDPITEHEEEQINEANASGLRPVVFVHGLWLLPTSWDRWRGVFQESGYTTLAPAWPDDPNTVKEANEHPEVFAHKTVGQVADHVEDVIRKLDKKPAIIGHSFGGLLVQILAGRGLADATVAIDPGPFRGVLPLPLSALKSASPVIGNPANHRRAVPLTYEQFRFGFANAVSEDEAKELYDTYAVPASGVPLFQAATANLNPWTEAKVDTKNPERGPLLIVSGEKDNTVPWAIANASYKKQQRNQGVTEIVEMPNRGHALVIDSGWRDVADTALTFVKRFV, encoded by the coding sequence ATGGCAGTCACCAGTGAAGACCCAATCACAGAACACGAAGAAGAGCAGATCAATGAGGCCAATGCGTCAGGACTCAGGCCGGTCGTGTTCGTCCACGGCCTCTGGTTGCTGCCGACCAGCTGGGACCGGTGGCGGGGGGTCTTCCAGGAGTCGGGCTACACGACCTTGGCGCCCGCATGGCCCGACGACCCCAACACGGTCAAGGAGGCCAACGAGCACCCCGAGGTGTTCGCCCACAAGACGGTGGGGCAGGTGGCCGACCACGTCGAGGACGTGATCCGCAAGCTTGACAAGAAGCCGGCGATCATCGGGCACTCGTTCGGCGGGTTGCTCGTGCAGATTCTCGCCGGCCGTGGGTTGGCCGATGCCACCGTGGCAATCGATCCAGGGCCGTTCCGCGGCGTTCTTCCGCTTCCGCTCTCTGCGCTCAAGTCGGCATCGCCGGTGATCGGCAACCCCGCCAACCACCGCCGTGCGGTCCCGCTCACCTACGAGCAGTTCCGCTTCGGCTTCGCCAACGCGGTCAGCGAGGACGAAGCGAAGGAGCTATACGACACCTATGCAGTGCCGGCCTCTGGCGTGCCGCTCTTCCAGGCCGCTACCGCGAACCTCAATCCGTGGACCGAGGCCAAGGTGGACACCAAGAACCCCGAGCGTGGACCGCTGCTGATCGTCTCCGGCGAGAAGGACAACACGGTGCCCTGGGCCATTGCGAATGCCTCCTACAAGAAGCAGCAGCGGAACCAGGGCGTGACCGAGATCGTCGAGATGCCCAACCGCGGCCACGCCCTCGTGATCGACAGCGGCTGGCGAGACGTCGCCGATACGGCCCTCACTTTCGTCAAGCGATTCGTGTAG